The sequence agacccaagtgtatgttgcctacaaaaacaaacactttaaatataaagacacaaacaggctaaaagtaaaaggatggaaatagaccatgctagcactagtcaaaagatctggctacattactattggacaaagtagacttcagagcaaagaatattaccagggataaagaggaccactttataacgataaaggagtacattcatcaagaagacataacaatcctaagcatttatgtacctaataaaagagcttcaaaatgcaaggagcaaaaaacaatggaactaaaagaagaaacagacaaatccaaaaaattataataggagatttccacacccctaccaataattgacagaacaaggagacagaaaatcagtaaatgttgatcaagtctttcatatcccatcaacaaacgtgataacatttatagaacactccacccaataacagcagcacatatatctttttaaagtcaaaatgaaacatttaccaagaccacatcctgggacatacaacaaatcagataagcttttaaaagattcaaattatgcaaagcatgttctctgacaggggaactaaattagaaatcaataacagaaaaaaagtctggaaaatcccccaaatatttgaaaattaaataatactcttctaaataagcaatggaccaaagaagaagtcaaagaggatatcaggaaatatttgttactgaatggaaatgaaaacacaacatgtcattatttgtggcatagagttgaaacagtatctagaaggctgtttatggcactcaacacctttattagagaaaatgcaacgtaccaaagcaatgacctaagtttccaccttaagaaataaggacaagaaacccaagctaaacacaaagtgagcataagaaacaaataagagcagaagttgatgaaaaagaaaacagaaaaacaacagagaaaaatcaatgaaaccaaaagctagttctttgagatcagtctagccagactattaatggaacaaaagagaaaagacaaaattagtatcagaaataagagaggtgacatcaccacatttgctatcaatagtaaaaggataataaggaatactatgaacaacttttgtcaacacatttgactactcagatgaaatggacaaaacctgtgaaagttaaaaattacaacaactcattcaaaaagaaatagataatctgaatggctctatatctactaaagaaattgaatttgtagacaaaaagcttcccccaaaacttcaggcccagaaagcttcactggtgaattctaccaaaaatttaagCAAGAAAGAACACCAATTCTAGacacacccttccagaaaactggggagggtatataccgcacagctcaatctgaggccaaggttactcaaaaactaaaactagacaaagacatttcaagaacactacagacaaatatcctttttgaacataaatgtaaaaacgtaaatgaagaaatctttagcaaattgaatccaacagtatataaaaataatataccatgaccaagtgggatttacccaaggaatgcaaggcgagtttaacatttcaaaatcaatgtaattcatcatattaaaaaactaaaaacagaaaccatgggatgaattaaaactataaaacatctctaagaaaacacaagagagaatcttagtgaccttggctttggcaaagattgttaaatacaatgcaaagagcggaaatataaaaaaatatatagaaaacagacttcattaaaattaaaaacttctgttctttgcactggtaagaagtaaaaaggtaagccacagagtaggagaaaatacctgcaaaagatatatcaacacgtaagaaactctacaattcaataagacatacaacccaacttaaaaatgagcaaaagatctgaataaacaccttgctcgagaagatatacagcacgcaaataagcacctgaaaagatggtcaacatcatctgtcatcagtcaaatgaaaattaaaacgacaatgagataacactagactagaacggctaaaactaaaaaagactaaccagactaagtgctggagagggagtggagcaaccagaacctgcacacatgctggcggcaatgtaaaatcgtacaaccactttggaaaacagcttggcaagtttttaactaatcacacacctaccacacaattcaaccatttcactcctgagtattttctctaaagaaatgaaagcacatgtccacacaaagacttgtacaccaatgttcacacaagtttttttttttaatagcccaaaactggaaacaatccaaatgttcctcaatcaggtgaaggaacaaacaaaatgtgacacatgcacaacacagaatactactcaaaaataacaggaaatgaactattgatatatgtaagaacatgggcgaatttctagaataattattctgaatgaaagtaactgagccaggtaaaacaaagagtacatattatataattccatgtatataaaattgtagaaaatgaaaacttatctacagagtcagaaataaatcagtggttgactaacgacaggcagcacacagttgtagggaggaataacaaagggccagaaggaatgttttagaggtgacgctcattatcttgattatggtgatggtttcatggatgtacacatatctcaaaatgtattaaactgtacactttaaatatgtgcagtttgttgtaggtcaataatacctcaataaagctacaagaggaggaggagaggagggggagaacagagagacgaaagaaaaataaatcagtctaGGAGGATcaggatccagagttcagagagggcagtgaaaaaggaggtcaagaaacaatcaaggagcattccctagaactgaagaacacaagtcctcagcctcagagtcagccaagcaccgatcaaaataaactgaaattttaaaaaaatctatacctaagtacataatcatgaacacttagactaccaaggataaagatcttgaaaaaattcagaaagaaaaatagatcaactacaaaagaacgaaagcagaacatagaaattaagagcatggccttcctgattttgacaatggctctgccatgtattagccaagtgaccctgagtacattacttaacccctctgtgcttcagttttctcatctgtaatagtaataatagtaagtagtagtagtcatgtggttgttatgagaatttaataaattaatctataaagtgcctagaacagtgcctggtatgtgttaaatactacataagtatcggttaaataaataaatcacattaacattcaacttctcatcaaagggccggcccagtggtgcaaccagttaagtgctagcactccgctgcggcggcccatggttcgccggtttggatcccgggcgggcaccgacgcaccacttggcaagccatgctgtggcagcgtcccatataaagtggaggaagatgggcacggatgttagcccagggccagtcttccttagcaaaaaggggaggattggcagatgttagctcagggccggtcttcctcacaaaaaaaaaaactcatcaaaaatactggatgacGTAAGTCAAAACAGCGAGTTTGGATGTGGAACCatgtaaagaggaaaaataacattttctaatattaataatGGTATAGTGAAAAGGTTAATCTCATATATTACTTGTCATAAGTATAAATTGTTAGGAGCTTTCTGGAGAAAAATTTACCACAGAAAAAATTAGCATGAGCTTCAAAATCATTTAAAGTATTTAATTCAGCAATTACACCTCTAGGAACATTCAGAGCGATACATACATAGAGATACGACTCAATCTTAAAAATAGGATACATCAATATGCTGGAATAATGGTTTGCAAGATAaatcaagtggaaaaaaatataccaaaatgttgaGAGCAGCTCTCTTTATGTAGGAGATTACAAGCAAATTTTGCTTTCATTCCTTATATCTTTCCCTATATTTTTTAGCTTGTTTTTCTACAAttgatatgtattatttttgtaattaagttcaaaatgaattaatttttatactaCATTAAAAATGGTGTTCACCGAAAACATTTAGTCCACATGAAATGCAAACATTATACCATCAAGTGAAAATCAATGTTCATACTTGTATATGGCAAATTattccaattttgttttattaatttatatgcataaaattattgagaagaaatataaaaaacataaacagaAATTATCCATTGGTTTAGGACATATCACTGATAAATGTAGCTTCTTCATTTCTGTCTGCATTTTCTAGTTATTTAAAATGAACCTGTGTGCTTTCATAATCTGGAAAATATATCCATAAAATACTATCTAAATAAGTCTACCATGTATAAAAATTGCCTGCTTTACATGGAACAGTGAGGTAATTCAAATTATATTGCACACAAATTACCATCTTTACCTGAAATGTCAGAAGACATCCACATTAGCTACTATCAGCTGTATCACTCTCATCACAATCACCATGATTTCGTGTACAGCACTAACCTCATTGGTTTATTATCCCCTGCATTCTGTCCTGCATTTGCAGTGCTGAGGAGTTTAACCACTGCAGTGTgagttggaaagagaaagaatacgGAATCGAGGGATTTGCCTTTGTGCTACTTAGTGGCTGAGAGACTTTgggtaagtcatttaacctctctgtgcctaagaCTCCAAATGTTATAAATGGAGGTCATAGTTTTCTCACTAGTTCAGTTGCAAGGATTAAAATAAATAGTGATATAAAAATGAGAACCAAAGTATAATTGAGTGTcacttatgattatttttatgcaTGTTGATTTATGTTCTatcctgtctctaaagaaattCTGAGGTGACTTTCACCCCAAAACGTACACAACGAAAACATTAAAtcacaaatagaaataaataaatagaatatttaaaaaaagactacAAAGAGATCAACCATTAGATTAAGAGAATTGCCAAGACTAAGTTTAAGTTTGGCTCCTGAAAGCCACAGTGGTTCTTAggactgaaaaataaaaggaagcataCAATTATTTAGACAAAATATGGAGTACttttaaaatgattctaaaatatatttttcaaataggaTTATAAATCTGGATATCAGCATATTCTGGTTGCTAGGAATGGTTGCTAACAACACTTTGCTTAACAAAAAGGGAAGTTTCTTATGAATTAAGAAAATGTTCCACAGACTAAATGATGCTGATCCTCAAAAAGAAATTGGAACGAGGGAATCTATTACATTTAGGACCTCTCTCTTACTCATTTCTAGGTGCTAATCACTATCTTATCACAGACACTTAGTCATTTCAAATGAACAGATGGCTAAACTGCAATTTCATGAACAATTTCCCTGAATCCTTTGCTGCATGGCATGGATCACATCCTTGTTCCTTAGACTGTAGATCAATGGGTTCAGCATTGGGCTCAAAAAAGTATAGAAGACTGCAATTATTTTGGACTCCTCTACAGACTTCTCAGATGGGGGCCTTAAGTGCATGCACAAGAGGGTTCCATAAAATATGGAGACTGTTGTCAGGTGGGAACCACAAGTAGAAAAGGCTTTGTGCCTGCCTTCAGCAGAACGGATCTTCAAAATGGCGGCAATAATGAAAAGGTAGGACAGGAGAATGATGAAGAGCGAGCTTAAGAGAGTAAAACCAGCAACTACAAACATTGCCGTCTTCTTGACATAGGTATCAGAGCAGGCTAACATTATAAGAGGAGGGTCAGCACAGTAGAAATGATTGATTTCAAGGGAGCCACAGAAAGATAAGTGAAAAGTCACCAGTGCCTGAGAGAGTCCATTGAGGAAGCCAAAAGTATAAGGGACCACGACTAGAGAGATACAAATGTTCCTGGACATTCTGGTGCTGTAATGTAAAGGGTTATGAATGGCTACATAACGATCCAATGCCATGGAAGCAAGGATATAAAACTCAGTGATCACCAGCGCAATGAAGAGAAGACACTGCGTGAAGCATCCAGCATAGGAGATGGTCTTCTGGTCTGAGAGGAAGTTGTGCAGCATATTTGGAGTAATGTTGGAGGAATAACAAATGTCTACAAAGGAGAGGTGGCtaaggaagaaatacatgggcGTTTGGAGGTGAGGATTGGTCCTGATCAGCAGGATCATGCACAGATTCCCTGCCAGTGTGATTAGGTAGAGCACCAGAAACACTCCAAACAGGATCTTCTCCAACACTGGATTGTCTGTGAGTCCCAAGAGAATGAATTCCCTCACTACAGTGTGGTTTTGAGAAGACATTTTCTTATCTCttgaaaactgaaagtgaagaattCTCTCTGATCCAGATTCtgcatttattccattttttccagTAAATGCATTTCATCATTTAGTCTTTGATCTACTCATCTATTGGgaagttattcttttttcaaCAAACACATCACACATTGAAACCTGTCATAATGGAAAACTCcatatttggtattttttttttcaaattttgtgggaaaaaaagcaCAAGAATTAAAATCAGATACAAAAAACAACAGGTCCTTGGCATCATTCAAATGGAAAACTGAACCAAGTTGGATTTCTAGCATCCCTCCAGATCAGATATCCTATTTTCCAGatgcaaaatcaaaaataaatattcagtacAGCATTTTCACTTGAAATTCATAATTGCTTGGCTTAATTTCCTTCAGAAGGCATTGAATTAGTAAATTTATCTCTTGACATATGGCTTAGAAGGTACAGAATGAAGAATTGCTCTCTCTGCTTTGTAAATTCACCCACTCCTTTATTAACGTACGCTacaaagattgattttttttactgTTCCAGCTTCTGGGTTTATAGCAGTGAGTGAATTCCCCATCCTCGTGGAGCATACGTTGTGGGAAAAGGTACCGATGTTAAACACACAGATAAAGATGGATAACATGTCAGTTAGAAGCAAACACTATGAAGAAAAATGGAGGCTGGGATGCTTTTAGATGGCCATTCAAAGAAAGACCTTTCTGAGAAGCTAGAATTTGTGCAGTAAATAAGGAATACAAGTATCTGGAGAAGAATGTGAGGTTTTTCTGTCCCCATTTTATGTGCAACTAacacatatgaaaatatttatctaGGGAAATACAGATCATGTTTAAATATGTCCCTAGCTCCCACCTGGAGCCACTATCTCTCAATTCTTTGTGAAAATaagatacagctggaaaaattgtACCTCAGAATTGCACCATAAGGATACTTTTATCTAGTTTTCATGTATACATCAGAAGAGATTGcatataataattaatttttagcgatgtcatgaaatattaacatatgaatagaaaaatcaagtaaaattgataaaaataatttttcaacattGGTGGGATATTAATCTGCACAGAAAAGAACAAGCATATTTTCAGTGAACAAATGTATAAAATGACCTACCTGTATAAGTTGACTTCCATATTTTGTAAAAATGATGGGAGAAGACTTATAATGTATTTCTTGGTTACATTCTCTAggctattttaaaaacaattctaaaacatCCAAATAAAATAGTCTTTTTTCCTCAAGAGTATAACTTTATTTTGGTGCTTTGAGATCCTAGATTCTCCTTTGAGGCCAAAATTTCTACCTTACATCTGTGTACGCTGCTTGGTACCGAGTGCGTGAGATTTTTAGCACAGATAGAGAAATTAGTCATCATCTTTAATAATATGGAAGGAGGGAAACATGGGTAGATAAGTTTTGTATTTTTGGTATAGTAAAGATGAGAGGATTCTCAGCAGAAGTCTTCAATGTTTCTCTATAAACACTGAGGTTAGGTCATCTAACGAGAGTGAGGAGAAGGACGATGAAGTCAATGAAAATTTGAGGAGCAGAAAGAGCGAGGAGGGCAAAACGGTGACATAATCAACGGAAGGAAGTAGAAGCGCTGGTCAGGGGTGAGGACACTTTGGAGTGTGGACATTATGGATTTATACTGGAACAATCTGCCCCATTGAGTTAATTTCATCAACATGTTAGGAAGCAAAAATGAGTCTGAGAGCCAGGATCATTCATGAAATTGATGATTCTTAAAATTGGTGGTTTAGGAGGAGGGTTGAAATTagaataaagaatatttgaaCATTGTTTGATGCTGCATTTGTTAGAGAATAAAGAAATATAGAGATATTTTCACTAGTCTGTCCAGTGCACTAATAGTTCCAAGTCAATACaatcaaagaaatcaaagtgTAGTCTGACCAAGAGAAGCATCTCTGATTTTATTAGTTCTCCAAATGATGTGTTACACTGTAAGAAATCAGTCATGAGATAAATCTGTATATCAATGTCAAAATGTAGACAATTATCAACTCACCACATTTGAGAAGATTTGAGcattacaatattttttttcaaattgaagtGGAAAGATTTCTCTATTTCAATGTTTATCTCAATTTGCTCCTGATTTCCtgcacaaataaaataataaaatttaaagaataaaatctatTGCTAAA is a genomic window of Diceros bicornis minor isolate mBicDic1 unplaced genomic scaffold, mDicBic1.mat.cur scaffold_55_ctg1, whole genome shotgun sequence containing:
- the LOC131403203 gene encoding olfactory receptor 5M10-like yields the protein MSSQNHTVVREFILLGLTDNPVLEKILFGVFLVLYLITLAGNLCMILLIRTNPHLQTPMYFFLSHLSFVDICYSSNITPNMLHNFLSDQKTISYAGCFTQCLLFIALVITEFYILASMALDRYVAIHNPLHYSTRMSRNICISLVVVPYTFGFLNGLSQALVTFHLSFCGSLEINHFYCADPPLIMLACSDTYVKKTAMFVVAGFTLLSSLFIILLSYLFIIAAILKIRSAEGRHKAFSTCGSHLTTVSIFYGTLLCMHLRPPSEKSVEESKIIAVFYTFLSPMLNPLIYSLRNKDVIHAMQQRIQGNCS